Proteins encoded together in one Camelina sativa cultivar DH55 chromosome 9, Cs, whole genome shotgun sequence window:
- the LOC104714978 gene encoding putative F-box protein At4g10190 — MRNIVDAAAHNASSIVDLPEDLLVEILYRFPEACLARLRCTSKGWNALIKKDKRLAKSQIIMLIDFRVYLASFDLNGVHDNNVVKLTSQLSLKDPLSTSPKEVDITEVFHCDGLLLCTTEDDRLVLWNPCSGETRWMIKPVDHSFKNFNYYALGKTSSSNKYKILRIRQHGTGLFEKCLAEYEIYDSTSNSWKFVGKTRDWSIPGLRRQGMSVNGNTYWLAFTHIRGSQKDILLSFDFSRERFQSASLPVDDISYFPMALSVTRQEQRLCLLAMRYVCGLYDTHVWIATKIERTGAMSWSKFLTVKGSFYPQIINGMNFLADRENNMLLCPGKQQNSNSFLHIVGKDEHIKVDHHDAGSKCLLVCYVPTLAQIPQDT; from the coding sequence ATGAGAAACATAGTTGATGCAGCAGCGCATAACGCTTCGTCAATAGTAGATCTTCCGGAGGATTTGCTGGTAGAGATACTCTATAGGTTTCCGGAGGCTTGTCTGGCACGACTCCGATGTACCTCAAAAGGATGGAACGCTCTTATCAAAAAAGACAAGAGACTTGCCAAGTCTCAGATCATCATGTTgattgattttagggtttatttagCGAGCTTTGATCTGAATGGAGTTCACGACAACAACGTTGTAAAGTTAACAAGTCAATTAAGTCTCAAAGATCCTCTTTCTACTTCTCCTAAAGAAGTCGATATAACCGAAGTATTTCACTGCGACGGCTTATTGCTATGCACCACCGAGGATGATAGACTTGTGCTTTGGAATCCATGTTCAGGTGAAACCAGATGGATGATCAAACCCGTAGATCATTCCTTCAAGAATTTTAATTACTACGCTCTCGGTAAAACCTCCTCCTccaacaagtacaaaatcttgaggattCGTCAACATGGAACTGGTTTATTTGAAAAATGCCTAGCTGAGTACGAAATTTATGACTCTACCTCTAATTCTTGGAAGTTTGTGGGTAAGACGAGGGACTGGTCCATTCCTGGGTTGAGGCGTCAAGGCATGTCTGTGAATGGAAATACTTACTGGCTTGCCTTCACTCATATTCGAGGCTCGCAAAAGGATATCTTACTGAGTTTTGATTTCTCAAGAGAGAGATTCCAAAGTGCGTCTCTTCCAGTTGATGATATTTCTTATTTTCCTATGGCTTTATCAGTTACTAGACAAGAGCAAAGACTTTGTCTGTTAGCTATGAGATATGTGTGTGGGCTATACGATACACATGTATGGATAGCAACTAAGATTGAGAGAACCGGAGCCATGTCATGGAGCAAGTTCCTAACAGTGAAAGGATCTTTTTATCCCCAGATTATTAATGGGATGAATTTCTTGGCCGATCGGGAGAATAACATGTTACTGTGTCCCGGTAAACAACAGAACTCAAACAGCTTCTTACACATTGTGGGAAAGGATGAACACATAAAAGTGGATCATCATGATGCAGGATCTAAATGCTTACTCGTCTGTTATGTTCCAACTTTAGCTCAAATCCCACAAGATACTTAG
- the LOC104714979 gene encoding putative F-box protein At4g10190, producing the protein MKRINIVDLPEDLLVEILYRLPKAFDLARLRCTSKGLNALIKKYKRLAKSQIIMLIDFRVYLASIDLNGVHDNNNVVKVTSQLSLKDPLSTTSPKEVDISEVFHYDGLLLCTTKDDRLVLWNPCSGETRWMIKPVGPSFKNFNCYALGKSSCNKYKILRMRQHGNGYSKCLVEYEIYDFTSDSWRVLGETSDWSIHWLKHCGMSVNGNTYWLASNNVPVWQNDFLLSFDFSTERFESVSLPVDDFSYVPMALSVTREEQKL; encoded by the coding sequence ATGAAGAGGATAAACATAGTAGATCTTCCGGAGGATTTGCTGGTAGAGATACTCTATAGGCTTCCGAAGGCTTTTGATCTGGCACGACTCCGATGTACCTCAAAAGGATTGAACGCTCTTATCAAAAAATATAAGAGACTTGCCAAGTCTCAGATCATCATGTTGATTGACTTTAGGGTTTATTTAGCGAGCATTGATCTCAATGGAGTTCACGACAACAACAACGTCGTAAAGGTAACAAGTCAATTAAGTCTCAAAGATCCTCTTTCTACTACTTCTCCTAAAGAAGTCGATATAAGCGAAGTATTTCACTACGACGGCTTATTGCTATGCACCACCAAGGACGATAGACTTGTGCTTTGGAATCCATGTTCAGGTGAAACCAGATGGATGATCAAACCCGTAGGTCCTTCCTTCAAGAATTTCAACTGCTACGCTCTCGGTAAATCCTCCTgcaacaagtacaaaatcttgaggatgCGTCAACATGGAAATGGTTATTCTAAATGCTTAGTTGAGTACGAAATCTACGACTTTACCTCTGATTCTTGGAGGGTTTTGGGTGAGACTAGCGACTGGTCCATTCACTGGTTGAAGCATTGTGGCATGTCTGTGAATGGAAATACTTACTGGCTTGCCTCCAATAATGTTCCAGTCTGGCAAAATGATTTcttattaagttttgatttctcaACAGAGAGATTCGAAAGTGTGTCTCTACcagttgatgatttttcttatGTACCTATGGCTTTATCAGTTACTAGAGAAGAGCAAAAACTATAG
- the LOC104714980 gene encoding uncharacterized protein LOC104714980 — MAASTNDIIDISVPSQLHNVNMSNVTKLTSSNFLMWDRQVRALLAGYGLASYLDATVAPPDPTIQVNDVSKENPKYVLWQRQDQLLYSSLLGAISVDVQPILSKANTSAQIWQTLSSTYAKPSWGHIKQIREQIKQWKKGTRTVDAYVQGFTTRFDQLALLGKPYEHEEQVDYILGGLPEDYKPVIDQIDGCDTPPSLSELHEKTH, encoded by the coding sequence ATGGCTGCTTCAACAAATGATATCATTGACATCTCGGTTCCGTCTCAACTTCACAATGTCAATATGTCGAACGTGACTAAACTCACGTCCTCCAACTTTTTGATGTGGGATCGCCAAGTTCGTGCCCTGTTAGCCGGCTATGGGCTTGCCAGCTATCTTGACGCCACCGTCGCTCCACCGGATCCCACCATTCAAGTCAATGACGTATCCAAAGAGAACCCGAAATACGTTCTTTGGCAGAGACAAGATCAGCTCCTCTATTCCAGCCTCTTGGGTGCAATCTCCGTTGATGTTCAGCCAATATTATCCAAAGCCAACACCTCTGCTCAGATCTGGCAGACTCTCTCCTCTACATATGCTAAACCTAGTTGGGGCCATATCAAACAGATCCGGGAACAAATCAAACAATGGAAGAAAGGCACCAGAACTGTTGACGCATATGTTCAGGGTTTTACTACACGCTTCGATCAACTTGCCTTGCTTGGGAAGCCTTATGAGCATGAAGAACAAGTCGATTATATTCTAGGAGGGCTTCCTGAGGATTACAAGCCGGTTATCGACCAGATCGATGGCTGTGACACTCCTCCTTCTTTATCTGAGCTTCATGAAAAAACTCATTAA